From the Saccharomonospora marina XMU15 genome, the window GGTAAGCTTCCCGGCACGCGCAGCCGCGACGGGGACGCAGTGACGGGCCCGAGGCAGCGAAGCGGGGTCGGCGAGCACGGCGCCATCTGCCCCCTGGGCGCACGCCCAGCGCAGGAACACCTCGTGCGCGGCGCCACTATCGATGGCCCGCTCGACCCTCGCCGCCGCCTCCTCCTCGGTCAGTTCCGGCTGAGCCACGCGGAGCATCAACGCGGAAATGACTGCGCACAAGTCGTACAGGCCTGGCACCCGGTGTCCACGTAGCACGGCCAGTGCCTGCTTGATCTCCAGCGAGTTGCCGACCGCGCGGCCCAGGGGCTGGCTCATGTCGCTGATCACCGCTCGGGCGCGCAGCCCGAAGGAGATCGCGAGGTCGAGCATTCGCTGTGCCAGGGCGCCCGCCTCGTCGCGCTCCGGGACCAGCGCACCCTCCCCTGTCTTGACGTCGAGGACCAGCCCGTCAGCGTGCACGGCGACCTTCTTGCTGATGATGCTCGCCGCGATCAGGGGCAGGCTCTCCACGGTGCCGGTGACGTCCCGGAGGCTGTAGGTCGCTCCGTCGCCCGGTGCCAGGCCCGCGCTCTGGCCGGTGATCACCATCCCGACGTCGCGCAGGATCGGCACGACTTCGTCGACGGGCAGTTCGACCCGCAGGCCAGGGATGGACTCTAGCTTGTCCAGGGTGCCGCCTGCGTAGCCGAGCGCCCGTCCGGTCATCTTGACTACGTGGACGCCGCAGGCGGCGACCACTGGCACCACGATGAGGGTCGTGGTGTCACCCACGCCGCCGGTACTGTGCTTGTCCACGACCGGGCCGTCTAGCATGGACAGGTCGATCCGACTGCCGCCGGTCGTGTAGGAGCGGGTGAGCGCTCGGTTCTCGTCGACCGACAACCCTCGGCAAGCGACCGTGGCCAGCCACGCCGACATCTGGTAGTCGGGCACGCGCCCCGCGACGAAGTCGGCGATGATTGCCTCGATCTCATCGCCGGCGAAGGCCTCGCCGCCACGCTTGCGGTTGATGGCCGCGAGGACACGCGCCGACGCGGCCGCTCTTGAGGTGCGCTCCGTCGGTAAGCTGCCGATCGTGTTGCCGCCATGCGCCATTGTCATGCCTCCAGAGCGGTACGTTCGCTGAGCTGGAATACTCTGCCGGTCGCACCAGCTTCGGCCGGGTCGCCGCCCGGAGAGGGCCTCCGCGCGGCCGCGCTGAAAGGAAAGGTGGCTCCGATCTTCGCTGGCAAGATGCACTCCCTCGCGGTAGCGGTCGTGATCCGCCTTGAAGCCCGCGGCGCGCCGGGACCGAGACCGTGGAGGCGGTCTGCGACAGTGTGACCGGAGCGGACAGACGCCCAGTCGTAACCGGTCACCGCGGACAGTGGGCGATGGAAGAGATGGAGCATGTGCAGCGGCGCGGTCGACTAGCGCACGTCCACGTCCTCGATGCCCTCGGCGTTGTAAGCCCCGGACAAGCCGGCCCCGCCCGCCCCGCACCAGCTCCGTGTCGACATCGAATAGCTGGGCGTAGTGCGCCGACATGCGGCCCGCAGTCGACGCGATGATCACCTGGACGCCGTCGATGCGCTCCAGGTACCCGGTGATCCGCCGGGGGTAGTCTTGCTTCGACTCGATCCCCTGCCCGAGTTCGGCGATCTGCGGGGCGGCTAAAGGGATTCCCGGCGGGTAAGCGCGGTGACTCAGTCCCAGCCCGGTGGGGGCGTACGGTTACGGCGGCCCGGCCTGATCCATTACCCGGACGGCCCGATTGTTGAAGTACCCGTGCTGAGCGCGGTCGTAGACGTCGCGCCGGCCGGTGGACAGCACCCCGTCCTCGCCCGCGGCAATGATTTTGTAGGTCTTCCGGCACCACGCACCTGCCACACCGAACGTACCGAAGGCGGCCGCGGCAGCGCGCGCCGTGGGCGTTCGAGCAGCCTTCAAGGAGATGGCGTCTGCGTTGCGGGCACAGGCGCATGTACCCACTCTTGGCGATCAGGCGTGCAAGTTCTTCGGTGTCCGCTGGCGCCATCGCGAACGGCTTGTCCTTGAGGAAGGGAATCTTGCGCAGGAGCAGCTCGCGGGCGATCTCCAGGTGTGTGTGATGCGTCGCCATGATCGCCAGGTCGGGCCACGCCCAGTCCAGTGCGGACTCGTATTCGGTGAAGAACCGGGGCGACGACGAGGTTCCGTGTTCAGCGAGCGCGCGGGTCAGTCGCGATTGTGAGGCGGGGTCCACGTCGCACGCGGCGACGAGCTCGACCTCCTCGGCCAGTTCGGAGAACGCGGGGACGTAGTCTTTCGGCGCGTGCCGGCCGACACCTATCAGGGCTGTGCGCAGTCTGGGCAAGAGGTCTACTCCCCTTCTCTCCTCCGTCGATGGCCCGCCACCGTCTACGCCGCAGGCAAGGGCGGTCACTCGTGCCGGCATCGGGTGCATCGGTTCGCGGACGCCGGGCCAGATCCCCGTGCTGGGATCGACGCGCCCTTCCCGGGCGGCAACGTCACGCAGCGGCCCAGCACCCGGTGACCACAGTGGACAAGCGGGACAGCCGCACCAGGGAGTATGCCACGGACTTCTTCCCCGTGGCCAGGCGCGAATCTGCTGTGCAGGCAACGGAATCCGGCGGGCGAGCGACACGTCGGCGGGAGGTGTCGCTCACCCGCCGGGCGTGGCAGCATCGGTGCCGGATCGCGCCCCGGCGCCGGTCTTCCCGTTGCGTGTGCCCCCAGACAAGGAGTCTCCGTGACCGAAACGAATTCAGCCGCAGCAGTGACGAGCGACGAGCCCGGAGCGGTCCGGCTCGCCGGATGGTGGAAGTTCGACGAGGGTACGGGCGCCACCGCCGACGACAGCACGGGCAACGGGCACCGGCTGACGGCCATTGGAAATCCACAGTGGACGGAGGGGCCGACAGGCGGCGCGATCGCTCTCGACGGAACCACCCAGTGGCTGTCCGGTACCACGCCCGTCGTGGCCAGCGACCGCAGCTTCAGCGTCGCGGCCTGGGTCCGCCTGGACAGCGCCACCATCGGCGCGGAGGCGCAGTTGAAACCCGGTGACTTCGCCGTCACCGCTGTGAGTATGGACGGCCCCTCGCACAGCCCCTTCTACCTCGGCGCGCGCATCGGCGACGCCGACCCGGCGAGTACGGACCCGAAGCTACGCTGGTGCTTCACCGCCGCCCCGGTGGATGGCGGGCCGACCGGGCCGGTGGAGTGGCAGAAGGCATGGTCGGCCCAGCCGGTCGGGCCGGCCGAACTCGACCGGTGGGAGCTGCTGGTGGGCGTGTACGACCTCGAGTCCGCGGCCGTCCGGATCTTCGTACCGGGTACCGGCGACCACGGGGTCGGCGAGCTGCCCGGCAACTGGCCGGCGTGGCGCGCCGAAGGTGGTGTGGGCATCGGCCAGGCCCGGTACCTCGACGCGGTCGCCGACCAGTGGCCGGGCTCGGTCGGCGCGGTCCGGATCTACTTGGGGGTGCTGGACGAGGCCGACGCGCGGCGGCTGTACGAGGAGGACCTGGCCGCCCAGCGCTGACGCGGGCGCCCGAAGCCCGGTTCCCGGTGTTCCGACACCGGGAACCGGGCTTTTCTCTTCTGTCACGCAGGAACCAGGCGGACTGGCAGCCGTTCCGGGCCCCGGACGGCGATCGATCGCACCGGGACCACCGGCCCGGCGGGCTCCAGCCGGGCGGCCAGAACCACCAGTTCTTCCAGCAGCACAGTGGTCTCGGCGCGCGCGAGGACGTTACCGATGCAGAAGTGCTCACCCGCCGCGAAGGCCAGGTGCCGGTTGGGGGTACGGGAGACGTCGAAGCGGTCCGGTTCGGCGAAGACCTCCTCGTCCCGGTTCGCCGACGGAAGCCACAGCGCCACCTTGTCACCGGCCGCGATCCGCCTACCTCGCAGCTCGACTGCGGTCGCGGCGGTACGCACGCTGTGCACCGCGCTGGACGTCCAGCGCAGCGTCTCCTCCACCGTGCCCGGGATCAGGTCGCGCCGGGCTCGCAGCAGGCGCCACTGGCCGGGGTGCTCGACCAGCGCCTGCACGGCTCCCGCGAGCCCGAGCCGCCCGTTCTCCGTGGCGCCCAGCAGGTTTTCGCAGTTAAACAGCACTTCCTCGGCCGACAGGAGCGCGCCCGCGGGGGCGCCGGTGACCAAGGCGGTAACGATGTCGTCCGCGGGTTCGGCCACCTTGCGCTCCATGAGGTCGACGAAGTAGCGGGCGAGCTCGTGGTGGGTGGTGAGGGAGGTGCCTCGGTGAAAGGCCTCGCTCGACCACTCGAAGACGCTTTCGCGGTCGGCGTCGGGCACACCCATGAGCCGGCAGATCATCGCATGGGAGAGCGGAGCGGCCACGTCGCGGACGAATTCGCACTCCCCCCGGTCGACCGCCCGCCGCAGCAGCGCGCGTGTCGTCTCGCGCATCAGGCCGACCAGTGCCCGCACCGAGCGCGCACCGAACCACTCCGCGACGACCGCTCGCAGATCCCGGTGCCGAGGGGGGTCAGTCAACGCCAGGGTCATCCCCCCACCGGGGTCGCCGCCGCGGTCCGCGGGTCTCAGGAGCACTCCGGCGGCCGAGGTGAAGATGGCGGCGTCCTGGTACACGGCGCGGACGTCCGCGTGGCGGGTCACCGACCAGAACCCCGAGAATTCGCCGCCCGGGTGCCAGTGCACCGGGTCGTGCGCCCGCATCCACCGCCACGCTTCCAGCACCTCGCCCGAGGAGTGCGCCGCCACGGACACGAGGGAGTCGGGGGAGACGCTCCGCGTGCTCAAGACTGCACCTCCGACCCGATCGACTCCAGCCGGCGAGTGAAGCCGAGCGCCAGGTTCCGTGCATCCTGCTCCGCGACGGCCTCCGGACGGAAGTACACCGTGAGGCCGAGCCCGCCGTCCGCGTCGGGCCACAGCTCGGCATGCAGTTCCAAGGGCAGGTCGAGGTAGCGCTGGCGGCGGAAGCGGGTCCGCACGCCCGTGAGTTCGAGGCGGGGAACGTCGTTGTCCTGCAACGCGAAAAGCGTCTGGAACAGCGGCGCCCTGCCCCGCGTCCGGTTGGTTCCCCACGCCAGCATGGTGTTCAGCGGCACGTCCTGGGCGGCCAGGGCTCGCCGCAGGGCCCGCCCGGTCTCCTCGATGGCCCGGCCGCCCCCGTTCACCGCGTCGTCGCGCAACCGGACGCAGACCATGGTGATGTGGCACCCGACGGCGTCTTCGAGCCCGGGCCGGTCCCGGCAGGCGACCGGCACCCCGATCCCGAAGTCCTGTTGCCCGGTGAGCTCGGCGAGCGCACCCGCGTGCTGGGCCAGCAGGACCGCGAAGCGGGAGGTGCCCGCCCGGACGGCAGCCGCATCCACCGCCACGACGGTCTCGGCCGGAATGGTCGCCGTGACCAGTCCGGGCTCCCCCGCCTGCCCTCCTGCTGGCGCGCCCGGCCAGCGGATTTCGGGCGTGCCAGCCAGCTCCTGCGCCAGCCGGGCGCGTTGGGCGGGGAGGTCGGCCTGGCTCGCGTAGGACACGTCCCCGGCGCGGATGGCGGCCGGCGAAGGCGGCTTCGCCGGCAGGGTCCACGGCAGCTCGCGAGCTCGGTTGTAGAGCGCTGCCAGGTCCCGCGCGAACACCGACTCCGACCAGCCGTCGAAAGCGATGTGGTGCACGGCGCAGCCGAGCAGGGCACTCGTGTGGTCGTCGGCGGACGGCACGACCGCGGCCCGCCACACGGCCGCGCCGGCTATGTCCAGCTCCCGGCCCAGTTCGCCGCGCAACGCGACCAGCGCCTCGGTTTCGGTCCGGTGGGCAGGCAGGACCACCAGGTCCGGCGGCGGGACGTCGATCGGTATCGCGCAAGGGCGGGGATCCGCCAGGTAGGCGGAGCGAAGGGGCTCGTGCCTGGCATGCAGGGCGGCGATGGCGCTGCGCAGCGCCGTGTGGTCGAGTGGGCCTTCGACGGCCCACACCAGCAGGCAATGCGAAGTCCGGTCCTGCGGGCCGGCTAGCTCGCGGCTCAGGAACAGCAGCTGCTGCGGGGTCAGCGGGACGTCGCCGCGGTCGTCGTGCCCGGATTCTTCCGGCGGTGCGGTCTCAGCCGCCCAGGCGGCCAGCGCCGCGGCGGTCTCGTAGCGGTAGAGAACGGACACCGGTACCTGCCGGCCGAGCTGCGTGGACAGCCGGGCACAGACCCGGCCCGCGTCCAGCGAAGTCCCGCCCAGCCGGGTGAACGGGACGTCACGCGGCACCGCGGAAACGCCGAGCACCGCAGCGAAGACACCGGCCACCACCTGCGCCGTTCCGCCCGGGGACAGGGCATCTGCGTCGGGTGCGGACGAGGCCGCGGCGGGCAGGCTCTCCCAGAGCGCCCGCTCGTCGAGCTTCCCGCGTTCGGTCAGCGGGAAGCCGCCGACGCCGACGACGGCGGCAGGGCGGTGGTGGGGAAGCATCGCGGCGTGCAGGGTGGGTACGGCATCCGCCAGCGTGTCCCCTGCCCGGATCGGAACGCAGAACGCGACCAGCTCGGTGGTGTCGCCCGCGGCCGTGCGTCGGGCCAGGACCCGGCACGACCGCACCGACGGAAGCACTCGCTCGACTTGACGCTCGATCTCGGCGAGCTCCACCCGGTGTCCGCGCACCTTGACCTGGCGGTCCGCGCGGCCCTTGAAGTGCAGCAGGCCGGCGGAGTCGAGCACGCCGAGGTCCCCGGTGCGGTAGACGCGCTCCGCAGCGCCGTCAATCGCGACTGCGGTGAACGACCGCGCGGTCCGCTCGGGGTCGTCCAGGTACCCCAGGGCGAGCCCCGTTCCCGAGGCGCAGATTTCGCCGGTCTCCCCCGGTGCGCACGGCCGGTCGCCGTCCAGGACGTGCACCTGGGTGCCGCCGACGGCCACCCCGAGCGGAATGCCCCCGGGCCGGTCGCAGTCACCGGGCTCGACCCGGTGCGTGGTCATGAAGATCGTGTTCTCCACCGGGCCGTAGCCGTTGATCAGCACGATCCGGGGATGGGCACGCAGGAACCGTGCCACGTGCGGCGGCGAGAGGCGTTCCCCGCCGACCATGAGCTGGCACAGGCCCTGGAAAGCGCCCGGATCTTCGTCCACGATCACGTTGAACAGGCTGCTGGTCAGCCACGCGGTGTCGGTCCCGTGCTCGGCCACCGTCGTGCGCAGCGCCTCCGCGGACAGAAACGGCTCCGGGACGATGGCGGCCGTGCCCCCGCTGACGAGAGCCGACCAGAGTTCCAGCGAAAAGGCGTCCCACGACACAGGCGACGCCACGGCCACCACGGTCCCCGGCGAGAACCTCGCGAAGGACTGTGGCCCGAACAGCCGCGTGGTCGCCCGGTGGGGCGACACCACGAACTTCGGCGTTCCGGTGGTGCCCGAGGTCAGGAAGGCGGTGCTCGGCGCCGAAGGATCGACCGGCACCGGACGCCAGCCGGGCACCGGCACCGGCCGGCTGGGCGGCACCCACCGAGCCACGTCACCGGCCAGGGAGACGTCGTCATGGCAGACCACGAGCTTCGCGCCGAGCCGGGCGACCGCCTCCCGGATCCGGGCCTCCGGCCAGCCGGGGTCGAGCAGGGCATAGGCGCCCCCGGTCTTGAGCACGGCGAGGGCCGCCAGCACCAGGGAGGCGGACCGGGGCAGCACGATCGGCACGATCCAGGTCGGCCCCACGCCAGCCGCGGCCAGCAGCGCAGCCCAGGTGCCGGAAGCGTCATCGAGCTCGGCGTAGGTGAGCCGCTGGGCGCCCGCGACGGCGAGACTCCCGGGAGCGCGCCGCGCGTTCCGCACGACCCCTTCGTGCAGGCAGCCGTCCCCGGCCGAAGCCGGCGAGCCCCGGCCTGGCTCCGTCCGCATGGTGTTCTCCTCTCCCCGAAACACGCAGGCGCGGCGTCAACCGGCCGACGGCACCCAGCGCGCCGCGAATTCCGCGCGCAACCGGGTTTCGGCGGTGTGCGCCCCGATTTCCTCCAGCCCCAGCAGCGCCGCCCCGGCCACAGGAAGGATTTCCGGCACGAGGACCGTGCTCAACGGGGCGACCGCGGCGCACCGCAGCGCCACTTCCCGCACCATACCCGGACCCGCCCCGGCGATCACGCCACCGCCGAGCACCACGGTGGCGGGCCGCTCCAGGAAATCCAGGCGGCGCAGGGTGATCGTGGCCAAGGTGGCGAGTTCGCCTGCCAGCCGGTGCAGGACCTCCGCCGCCACCTCGTCCCCGGTCCCGGCCACCCGGGTCAGCAAGGGCGCCAACCGATCGACGGCGTTCGCCGGGATTTCGCCGAAGTGCATCGCCTCCAGCAGATCGGCCATGCTGGAACGGGAAAAGTGCGCCAGGACGGCGTCCAGCAGCGCGGTGGGCTCCCCACGGCCGTCGGCCGCCCGGGCCGCCAGCCACAGCACTTCGCTGCCCAGGTCCTGCCCGCCGCCCCAGTCTCCCGAAAGCCTGCCCAGTGCGAGAAACCGGTGAACCCGGCCGTCGGGGGCGACACCGACGCAGTTGATTCCCGTCCCGCAGACCACGGACACACCGACGTTGTCGGTCGTTCCCGAACGGAGCAGCGCGAACGTGTCGTTGTCGACCACCGAAGACGTCGACCACCCCCGTCCCCGGATCGCCTCGTGCAGCGCCTCCCGCTCGCGCGGGAAGTCCACTCCGGACAGAAATGCGGCGGTGTGGTCGGCGAAGGGCGGGGTGGCGGGCCGACCGGCTTGCCGCGCCGCCCGGCCAGCCAGTGCCTCGATCCGGTCCAGCGCGGCCCGCGCCCCGATCGTCTGGTGGCACGCCCCCGGGCCCCGCGCCGCCCCCAGAACCGTGCCACCGCTGTCGACCAGCAGCACGTCGGTCTTCGTGTCGCCGGCATCGACCGCAAGCACGGTTCGCGCATTCACGCCCACGCCAGGAATTCCCGGTTGCGGGACACGAGCTCGTCAGCCAGCCGCTCGGCCACGTCCCACTGGCCGACGAGCGGATGAGCCAGCAGTGCGGCGGCTACGCGGTTCCGACCACCGCGCACCGCCGCGTCCAACGCGAGCAACTCGTACCCCGCCACGTGGGACGTCAGCCCGGCTAGCGCGGGCTCCATGGCGGGCACCGGGTGCGGCACGGCCCCGCGATCGTCCACAGAGGACATGACCTCGATCACCGCGTCGTCCGGCAGAAACGGCAGGACGCCGCGGTTGCGCACGTCAACCACGTGGTCCTCGGCCGGTCTGCCCGATGTCAAGGCCCGCACCAGCTCCAGCGCTCCCGTCGAGTAGTGCGCACCGCCGCGTTTGGACAACAGTTCCGGCTTGCGCACCGTCGAAGAGTCTGCGTACAGGCGCAGCAATTCGCGTTCCAGTTCCGCCACGGTCTGCGCGCGCGGGGGCTCTTTCAGCAGATCGGCGACCACAGCGTCGTGCCGGTAGAAGTACTTCAGGTAGTAGGACGGCACCGCGCCGATCCGGCGGAGCAGGTCCGTGGGCACACCGATGTGCTCGGCGACCCGCTCGGCGTGCGTTCCGAGCAGGTCGGTGATCCGCTCCTCGCCGTCGACCCGTGCGCTGCGGGTCCACGTGAGGTGGTTGAGACCGACGTGATCCAGGTCCACTCGCTCCGGCGGCACGCCGAACAACGCCGCCGTCCACAACTTGAAGGTGATGGCGACATTGCACAACCCCACCGCGCGGTGCCCTTCGCCGAGCAGCGCGCCGGTCACGATCCCAACCGGGTTGGTGAAGTTGACGATCCAAGCGTCCGCGGCCGCGGTGCGCACGCGGGAGGCGATGTCCAGGACCACGGGTACGGTCCGCAGGGCCTTGGCCAGCCCGCCCGCGCCGGTCGTCTCCTGGCCGAGGCAGCCGCAGGCCAGCGGGAACGTTTCGTCCGAGAGCCGGGCCCGCTGACCGCCGACCCGCAGCTGCA encodes:
- a CDS encoding AMP-binding protein, with translation MRTEPGRGSPASAGDGCLHEGVVRNARRAPGSLAVAGAQRLTYAELDDASGTWAALLAAAGVGPTWIVPIVLPRSASLVLAALAVLKTGGAYALLDPGWPEARIREAVARLGAKLVVCHDDVSLAGDVARWVPPSRPVPVPGWRPVPVDPSAPSTAFLTSGTTGTPKFVVSPHRATTRLFGPQSFARFSPGTVVAVASPVSWDAFSLELWSALVSGGTAAIVPEPFLSAEALRTTVAEHGTDTAWLTSSLFNVIVDEDPGAFQGLCQLMVGGERLSPPHVARFLRAHPRIVLINGYGPVENTIFMTTHRVEPGDCDRPGGIPLGVAVGGTQVHVLDGDRPCAPGETGEICASGTGLALGYLDDPERTARSFTAVAIDGAAERVYRTGDLGVLDSAGLLHFKGRADRQVKVRGHRVELAEIERQVERVLPSVRSCRVLARRTAAGDTTELVAFCVPIRAGDTLADAVPTLHAAMLPHHRPAAVVGVGGFPLTERGKLDERALWESLPAAASSAPDADALSPGGTAQVVAGVFAAVLGVSAVPRDVPFTRLGGTSLDAGRVCARLSTQLGRQVPVSVLYRYETAAALAAWAAETAPPEESGHDDRGDVPLTPQQLLFLSRELAGPQDRTSHCLLVWAVEGPLDHTALRSAIAALHARHEPLRSAYLADPRPCAIPIDVPPPDLVVLPAHRTETEALVALRGELGRELDIAGAAVWRAAVVPSADDHTSALLGCAVHHIAFDGWSESVFARDLAALYNRARELPWTLPAKPPSPAAIRAGDVSYASQADLPAQRARLAQELAGTPEIRWPGAPAGGQAGEPGLVTATIPAETVVAVDAAAVRAGTSRFAVLLAQHAGALAELTGQQDFGIGVPVACRDRPGLEDAVGCHITMVCVRLRDDAVNGGGRAIEETGRALRRALAAQDVPLNTMLAWGTNRTRGRAPLFQTLFALQDNDVPRLELTGVRTRFRRQRYLDLPLELHAELWPDADGGLGLTVYFRPEAVAEQDARNLALGFTRRLESIGSEVQS
- a CDS encoding 6-phospho-beta-glucosidase produces the protein MRLAVVGGGSTYTPELMDGIVTGKAGLPVTEIVLVDPDEHRLAVVGGVCQRMLAHAGHPARLRTTRNLDAGVAGATAVLLQLRVGGQRARLSDETFPLACGCLGQETTGAGGLAKALRTVPVVLDIASRVRTAAADAWIVNFTNPVGIVTGALLGEGHRAVGLCNVAITFKLWTAALFGVPPERVDLDHVGLNHLTWTRSARVDGEERITDLLGTHAERVAEHIGVPTDLLRRIGAVPSYYLKYFYRHDAVVADLLKEPPRAQTVAELERELLRLYADSSTVRKPELLSKRGGAHYSTGALELVRALTSGRPAEDHVVDVRNRGVLPFLPDDAVIEVMSSVDDRGAVPHPVPAMEPALAGLTSHVAGYELLALDAAVRGGRNRVAAALLAHPLVGQWDVAERLADELVSRNREFLAWA
- a CDS encoding cytochrome P450, translated to MSTRSVSPDSLVSVAAHSSGEVLEAWRWMRAHDPVHWHPGGEFSGFWSVTRHADVRAVYQDAAIFTSAAGVLLRPADRGGDPGGGMTLALTDPPRHRDLRAVVAEWFGARSVRALVGLMRETTRALLRRAVDRGECEFVRDVAAPLSHAMICRLMGVPDADRESVFEWSSEAFHRGTSLTTHHELARYFVDLMERKVAEPADDIVTALVTGAPAGALLSAEEVLFNCENLLGATENGRLGLAGAVQALVEHPGQWRLLRARRDLIPGTVEETLRWTSSAVHSVRTAATAVELRGRRIAAGDKVALWLPSANRDEEVFAEPDRFDVSRTPNRHLAFAAGEHFCIGNVLARAETTVLLEELVVLAARLEPAGPVVPVRSIAVRGPERLPVRLVPA
- a CDS encoding LamG-like jellyroll fold domain-containing protein is translated as MTETNSAAAVTSDEPGAVRLAGWWKFDEGTGATADDSTGNGHRLTAIGNPQWTEGPTGGAIALDGTTQWLSGTTPVVASDRSFSVAAWVRLDSATIGAEAQLKPGDFAVTAVSMDGPSHSPFYLGARIGDADPASTDPKLRWCFTAAPVDGGPTGPVEWQKAWSAQPVGPAELDRWELLVGVYDLESAAVRIFVPGTGDHGVGELPGNWPAWRAEGGVGIGQARYLDAVADQWPGSVGAVRIYLGVLDEADARRLYEEDLAAQR
- a CDS encoding N-acetylglucosamine kinase, with amino-acid sequence MGVNARTVLAVDAGDTKTDVLLVDSGGTVLGAARGPGACHQTIGARAALDRIEALAGRAARQAGRPATPPFADHTAAFLSGVDFPREREALHEAIRGRGWSTSSVVDNDTFALLRSGTTDNVGVSVVCGTGINCVGVAPDGRVHRFLALGRLSGDWGGGQDLGSEVLWLAARAADGRGEPTALLDAVLAHFSRSSMADLLEAMHFGEIPANAVDRLAPLLTRVAGTGDEVAAEVLHRLAGELATLATITLRRLDFLERPATVVLGGGVIAGAGPGMVREVALRCAAVAPLSTVLVPEILPVAGAALLGLEEIGAHTAETRLRAEFAARWVPSAG
- a CDS encoding Gfo/Idh/MocA family protein, whose protein sequence is MHPMPARVTALACGVDGGGPSTEERRGVDLLPRLRTALIGVGRHAPKDYVPAFSELAEEVELVAACDVDPASQSRLTRALAEHGTSSSPRFFTEYESALDWAWPDLAIMATHHTHLEIARELLLRKIPFLKDKPFAMAPADTEELARLIAKSGYMRLCPQRRRHLLEGCSNAHGARCRGRLRYVRCGRCVVPEDLQNHCRGRGRGAVHRPARRLRPRSARVLQQSGRPGNGSGRAAVTVRPHRAGTESPRLPAGNPFSRPADRRTRAGDRVEARLPPADHRVPGAHRRRPGDHRVDCGPHVGALRPAIRCRHGAGAGRAGPACPGLTTPRASRTWTCASRPRRCTCSISSIAHCPR
- a CDS encoding thymidine phosphorylase is translated as MTMAHGGNTIGSLPTERTSRAAASARVLAAINRKRGGEAFAGDEIEAIIADFVAGRVPDYQMSAWLATVACRGLSVDENRALTRSYTTGGSRIDLSMLDGPVVDKHSTGGVGDTTTLIVVPVVAACGVHVVKMTGRALGYAGGTLDKLESIPGLRVELPVDEVVPILRDVGMVITGQSAGLAPGDGATYSLRDVTGTVESLPLIAASIISKKVAVHADGLVLDVKTGEGALVPERDEAGALAQRMLDLAISFGLRARAVISDMSQPLGRAVGNSLEIKQALAVLRGHRVPGLYDLCAVISALMLRVAQPELTEEEAAARVERAIDSGAAHEVFLRWACAQGADGAVLADPASLPRARHCVPVAAARAGKLTCVHPRPIAMAALLVGAGRLTQRAQLDHGAGVVVHRRVGEEVAKGDLLAELHHSSGDAESAWSLVRSAFEFGDDPVAEPLIHQIL